Proteins from one Legionella taurinensis genomic window:
- the secE gene encoding preprotein translocase subunit SecE, which translates to MTNSSNSRFTFKEAILWLGILILTAGSFFVTYYYSYSAPVKIIIWIGWLVGCAILAFFTNKGQQVFEFANEAKVELQKVVWPSRQETIQTTSIVMIMVAVTGFILWGVDSAMMWVIAKITHLG; encoded by the coding sequence ATGACTAATTCATCAAATTCAAGATTTACATTCAAAGAAGCAATCTTGTGGTTAGGGATACTGATACTAACTGCGGGTTCTTTTTTTGTTACCTATTATTATTCTTATTCCGCGCCGGTTAAAATTATTATATGGATTGGTTGGCTGGTAGGTTGTGCTATACTTGCATTCTTTACCAACAAAGGGCAGCAGGTTTTTGAGTTTGCAAACGAAGCCAAAGTAGAACTACAAAAAGTGGTTTGGCCCTCCCGACAAGAAACCATACAGACTACTTCCATTGTTATGATCATGGTCGCTGTGACAGGTTTTATCTTGTGGGGCGTTGATTCTGCAATGATGTGGGTCATTGCTAAAATAACACATTTAGGTTGA
- the tuf gene encoding elongation factor Tu, protein MAKEKFERKKPHVNVGTIGHVDHGKTTLTAAITTIMAGLHGGTAKAYDQIDAAPEERERGITISTAHVEYESTNRHYAHVDCPGHADYVKNMITGAAQMDGAILVVSAADGPMPQTREHILLSRQVGVPYIVVFMNKADMVDDPELLELVEMEVRDLLSSYEFPGDDIPIVVGSALKALEGDTSEIGVPAIVKLVETMDSYIPEPVRNIDKPFLLPIEDVFSISGRGTVVTGRVESGIVKVGEEVEIVGIRDTQKTTCTGVEMFRKLLDEGRAGDNVGVLLRGTKRDEVERGQVLAKPGTIKPHTKFEAEVYVLSKDEGGRHTPFFNGYRPQFYFRTTDVTGSCDLPQGVEMVMPGDNVQMTVNLHSPIAMDEGLRFAIREGGRTVGAGVVAKIIE, encoded by the coding sequence ATGGCGAAGGAAAAGTTTGAGCGTAAGAAGCCACACGTAAACGTTGGAACGATTGGTCACGTAGACCATGGAAAGACAACGCTGACGGCAGCGATTACAACGATTATGGCAGGCCTGCATGGCGGCACGGCAAAAGCATACGACCAGATCGATGCTGCACCGGAAGAAAGAGAGCGTGGTATTACGATTTCTACGGCTCACGTAGAATATGAATCCACGAATCGACATTATGCCCACGTTGACTGCCCAGGACACGCGGATTATGTTAAGAACATGATTACGGGTGCTGCTCAGATGGATGGAGCGATTCTGGTGGTTTCCGCTGCGGATGGTCCGATGCCTCAAACACGCGAACACATTCTGCTGTCTCGTCAGGTTGGTGTACCGTACATTGTTGTGTTCATGAACAAAGCGGACATGGTAGACGATCCTGAATTATTAGAGCTGGTTGAGATGGAAGTACGCGACCTTCTGAGCAGCTACGAATTCCCTGGGGATGACATTCCTATTGTTGTTGGTTCTGCATTGAAAGCATTGGAAGGCGATACCAGCGAGATTGGAGTCCCAGCGATTGTTAAACTGGTTGAGACGATGGACTCTTACATTCCTGAGCCTGTACGTAACATTGATAAGCCCTTCCTGTTACCGATCGAAGACGTATTCTCTATTTCTGGACGCGGAACAGTAGTCACTGGTCGTGTTGAAAGCGGTATTGTCAAAGTCGGTGAAGAAGTTGAGATTGTGGGTATTCGTGATACTCAGAAGACAACGTGTACTGGTGTTGAGATGTTCCGTAAGCTGCTTGACGAAGGCCGAGCAGGTGACAACGTGGGTGTTCTGTTGCGTGGTACGAAGCGTGATGAAGTGGAGCGTGGACAGGTCTTGGCGAAACCAGGAACGATCAAGCCGCACACCAAGTTTGAAGCGGAAGTTTACGTACTGTCAAAAGACGAAGGTGGCCGTCATACGCCGTTTTTCAATGGCTATCGTCCGCAGTTTTACTTCCGAACGACTGACGTAACCGGTTCTTGTGATCTGCCGCAAGGTGTTGAGATGGTTATGCCTGGAGACAACGTCCAGATGACTGTAAATCTTCATTCACCCATCGCGATGGACGAAGGTCTGCGTTTCGCGATTCGTGAAGGTGGCCGTACCGTAGGTGCAGGTGTTGTTGCTAAAATCATCGAGTAA
- the rplJ gene encoding 50S ribosomal protein L10 gives MTITLAAKKAVVEEVNAVASKAISAVVADYRGLTVNQMTQLRSQARKSGVYLRVVRNTLTRRAFENTDFSCLSDKLVGPLFIALSLEAPSDAARLLKDFVKTFDKLEIKALSVGGKVYGAEQLDAVASLPTKDEAIAKLMFVMKAPIEKFVRTLAEPHAKLVRTVAAIKDKKEQ, from the coding sequence GTGACGATAACATTAGCTGCAAAGAAAGCTGTTGTCGAAGAAGTAAATGCAGTTGCTTCTAAGGCTATTTCAGCTGTGGTTGCTGATTATCGTGGTTTGACTGTAAACCAAATGACCCAATTGCGTAGCCAGGCTCGCAAATCCGGTGTTTATCTAAGGGTTGTAAGAAATACATTAACCCGTAGAGCATTTGAAAACACTGATTTTTCCTGCTTGAGCGACAAATTGGTTGGTCCTTTATTTATCGCTTTATCACTTGAAGCACCAAGTGATGCGGCAAGACTATTAAAGGATTTCGTAAAAACATTTGACAAGCTTGAAATCAAAGCATTGTCTGTAGGCGGTAAAGTCTATGGCGCTGAGCAATTAGATGCAGTAGCCAGCTTACCGACTAAAGACGAGGCAATAGCCAAACTGATGTTTGTGATGAAAGCGCCTATTGAGAAATTTGTCAGAACACTTGCTGAACCGCATGCCAAACTGGTTAGAACGGTTGCTGCAATCAAAGACAAAAAAGAACAGTAA
- the rplL gene encoding 50S ribosomal protein L7/L12: MAVSKNEILETISNMTVMEVVELIEAMEEKFGVSAAAAAVAVAAPAAAASAAAEEKTEFDVVMTSFGSNKVGVIKVIRNITGLGLKEAKDLVEGAPATVKEGVSKDEAASIKKDLEEAGATVDVK; this comes from the coding sequence ATGGCTGTATCAAAAAATGAGATCCTTGAAACAATCTCTAACATGACCGTAATGGAAGTTGTTGAGCTGATCGAGGCAATGGAAGAAAAATTTGGCGTTTCTGCCGCCGCTGCTGCTGTAGCTGTCGCTGCACCCGCTGCTGCTGCATCTGCTGCTGCTGAAGAAAAGACAGAGTTTGACGTGGTAATGACAAGCTTTGGCTCTAACAAAGTCGGCGTTATTAAAGTCATTCGTAACATCACCGGTTTAGGCTTGAAAGAAGCAAAAGACCTGGTTGAAGGTGCACCTGCCACTGTTAAAGAAGGTGTATCGAAAGACGAAGCAGCTAGCATCAAGAAAGATCTGGAAGAAGCTGGCGCGACTGTTGACGTTAAGTAA
- the rplK gene encoding 50S ribosomal protein L11, producing MAKKVEGYVKLQIPAGKANPSPPVGPALGQRGVNIMEFCKAFNAATQNLEQGLPIPVVITVYSDRSFTFITKTPPASILLKKTAGLQSGSSNPNTKKVATLNRAQLEEIAKTKEPDLTAGSLDAAVRTIAGTARSMGIEVEG from the coding sequence ATGGCTAAAAAAGTTGAAGGTTATGTCAAGTTACAGATCCCGGCAGGAAAGGCTAATCCAAGTCCTCCAGTAGGTCCTGCTCTGGGTCAGCGCGGCGTAAACATTATGGAATTCTGTAAAGCCTTTAATGCGGCAACACAGAATTTGGAACAAGGTTTACCTATCCCTGTTGTTATTACTGTATACAGTGATCGCAGTTTTACTTTTATTACTAAAACGCCTCCAGCTTCTATCTTATTGAAAAAGACAGCGGGTCTGCAAAGTGGTAGTAGTAACCCCAATACTAAGAAGGTGGCAACATTGAATCGGGCTCAGCTCGAAGAAATTGCCAAAACAAAAGAACCCGATTTAACTGCCGGAAGTTTAGATGCAGCGGTACGCACCATTGCTGGAACTGCCCGTAGCATGGGAATCGAAGTTGAAGGTTGA
- the rplA gene encoding 50S ribosomal protein L1 — translation MASLSKKQQKIREKVKINYLYNPAEAIEILKEFASSKFRESVDISVNLGVDPRKSDQVVRTSTNLPKGTGKTVRVAVFAQGDNATKAKNAGADLVGFEDLADKIKAGELDFDVVIATPDAMRIVGQLGQILGPRGLMPNPKVGTVTTNVEAAVSDAKSGQVRYRTDKNGIIHCTVGKIDFTSDDLIENITALMVDLKKAKPASSKGVYLKKITLSTTMGPGLPIDIASLPV, via the coding sequence ATGGCAAGTTTAAGTAAAAAACAACAGAAAATTCGCGAAAAAGTTAAAATCAATTATTTGTATAATCCAGCTGAAGCGATTGAAATTCTGAAAGAGTTTGCAAGTAGCAAATTCAGAGAAAGCGTGGATATCAGCGTTAATCTTGGCGTCGATCCAAGAAAATCAGATCAGGTTGTTAGAACATCAACCAATCTGCCAAAAGGTACGGGTAAAACCGTCCGTGTTGCGGTGTTTGCACAAGGTGACAATGCCACCAAAGCTAAAAATGCCGGCGCTGATCTGGTCGGTTTTGAAGATCTGGCAGACAAAATCAAAGCAGGTGAACTGGATTTTGATGTAGTCATTGCTACACCGGATGCTATGCGCATTGTGGGCCAATTAGGTCAAATTCTCGGTCCTCGCGGTCTGATGCCTAACCCCAAAGTCGGTACGGTTACTACGAATGTGGAAGCAGCCGTTTCCGATGCTAAGTCAGGTCAGGTTCGTTATCGAACCGATAAAAACGGTATTATCCATTGTACTGTTGGTAAAATTGATTTCACTTCGGATGATCTCATTGAAAACATTACCGCGTTAATGGTTGACTTGAAAAAGGCAAAACCGGCTTCATCTAAAGGGGTATATTTGAAAAAAATTACCTTATCAACCACAATGGGTCCTGGATTACCTATTGATATTGCATCATTACCTGTGTAA
- the nusG gene encoding transcription termination/antitermination protein NusG, giving the protein MEEQNKVEEQKSKQWYVVHAYSGYENFVMREIKSRAEHHHLQDKIGEVVVPSEEVVEMRAGQKRKSTRKFFPGYVLVNMVMDDATWHMIRAIPRVLGFIGGTSQTPTPISDKEAQAILQRVEDGVTKPKPKILFEPGEVVRVKEGPFVDFNGVVEEVNYEKSRLRVAVLIFGRSTPVELEFSQVEKT; this is encoded by the coding sequence GTGGAAGAACAGAACAAGGTTGAAGAACAAAAATCTAAGCAGTGGTATGTTGTTCATGCCTACTCAGGCTATGAAAATTTTGTAATGCGCGAAATTAAATCACGTGCTGAGCACCACCATCTGCAGGATAAAATAGGCGAAGTTGTTGTCCCTTCTGAGGAAGTGGTTGAAATGCGCGCGGGTCAAAAACGTAAAAGCACCCGTAAATTTTTCCCTGGTTATGTCCTTGTTAACATGGTGATGGATGATGCCACATGGCATATGATCCGAGCGATTCCACGTGTACTTGGTTTCATTGGCGGCACAAGCCAGACGCCTACTCCTATTAGCGATAAAGAAGCGCAAGCTATTCTGCAGCGTGTTGAGGATGGTGTTACCAAGCCTAAACCTAAAATTCTGTTTGAACCTGGCGAAGTGGTTAGAGTTAAGGAAGGTCCTTTCGTTGACTTTAACGGCGTTGTCGAAGAGGTCAATTATGAGAAAAGCCGTCTACGAGTTGCTGTTCTCATTTTTGGTCGCTCCACTCCTGTCGAGTTGGAGTTCAGTCAGGTTGAGAAAACCTGA